The following coding sequences are from one Triticum dicoccoides isolate Atlit2015 ecotype Zavitan chromosome 4A, WEW_v2.0, whole genome shotgun sequence window:
- the LOC119288814 gene encoding peroxidase 70-like isoform X1: MARASIRLPPFLLLLAATCAAVANAQLSEDYYGSSCPAALLTIRTTVATAVLLDRRMGASLLRLYFHDCFVQGCDASVLLDDTPSFTGEKGAGPNAGSLRGFEVIDRIKLLLELICPGTVSCADILAVAARDAVVHLGGPSWTVLLGRRDATSASASLANSDLPGPNSNLNDLLAAFSKKGLSSTDMVALSGGHTIGRAQCQSYRNRIYADTDIDGTFAASLRGDCPQGGGNDGNLAPLDASSPDYFDNSYFSGLLTHMGLLHSDQALYDGGSTDGLVRSYASNNDQFGSDFAAAMVKLGNLGVLTGAYGEIRVNCRAVN, from the exons ATGGCTCGTGCCAGTATTCGTCTCCCACCTTTTCTCTTGCTCCTCGCAGCAACTTGTGCCGCGGTAGCGAACGCGCAGCTGTCGGAGGACTACTACGGTTCTTCTTGCCCCGCGGCGCTTCTCACCATCAGGACAACCGTGGCGACGGCGGTGCTGCTCGACCGCCGCATGGGCGCCTCCCTTCTCCGGCTTTACTTCCACGACTGCTTTGTGCAA GGGTGCGACGCGTCCGTGCTGCTCGACGACACGCCCAGCTTCACCGGTGAGAAGGGGGCGGGGCCGAACGCAGGGTCGCTGCGCGGCTTCGAGGTGATTGACAGGATCAAGCTGCTGCTGGAGCTGATTTGCCCGGGGaccgtctcctgcgccgacatccTCGCCGTCGCTGCCCGCGACGCCGTCGTCCAC CTAGGGGGGCCATCATGGACGGTTCTACTTGGGAGGAGGGACGCCACCAGCGCAAGTGCGTCCTTGGCCAACAGTGACCTCCCCGGCCCCAACTCCAACCTCAATGATCTCCTCGCCGCTTTCTCCAAGAAGGGATTAAGCAGCACCGACATGGTTGCTCTCTCAG GGGGGCACACCATCGGCCGGGCGCAATGCCAGAGTTACCGAAACCGGATCTACGCCGACACCGACATCGACGGGACCTTCGCGGCGTCGCTGCGAGGGGACTGCCCACAGGGCGGTGGCAACGACGGCAACCTCGCGCCTCTCGACGCCTCCTCGCCCGACTACTTCGACAACAGCTACTTCTCCGGCCTCCTCACCCATATGGGGCTGCTCCACTCCGACCAGGCGCTGTACGACGGCGGCTCCACGGACGGTCTGGTCAGGAGCTACGCGTCCAACAATGATCAGTTCGGCAGCGACTTCGCGGCCGCCATGGTGAAGTTGGGCAATCTCGGTGTGCTCACGGGGGCGTACGGGGAGATCAGGGTCAACTGCCGGGCGGTAAATTGA
- the LOC119288814 gene encoding peroxidase 70-like isoform X2 has protein sequence MARASIRLPPFLLLLAATCAAVANAQLSEDYYGSSCPAALLTIRTTVATAVLLDRRMGASLLRLYFHDCFVQASPQDLPLLFPWSSFNIGCDASVLLDDTPSFTGEKGAGPNAGSLRGFEVIDRIKLLLELICPGTVSCADILAVAARDAVVHLGGPSWTVLLGRRDATSASASLANSDLPGPNSNLNDLLAAFSKKGLSSTDMVALSGGHTIGRAQCQSYRNRIYADTDIDGTFAASLRGDCPQGGGNDGNLAPLDASSPDYFDNSYFSGLLTHMGLLHSDQALYDGGSTDGLVRSYASNNDQFGSDFAAAMVKLGNLGVLTGAYGEIRVNCRAVN, from the exons ATGGCTCGTGCCAGTATTCGTCTCCCACCTTTTCTCTTGCTCCTCGCAGCAACTTGTGCCGCGGTAGCGAACGCGCAGCTGTCGGAGGACTACTACGGTTCTTCTTGCCCCGCGGCGCTTCTCACCATCAGGACAACCGTGGCGACGGCGGTGCTGCTCGACCGCCGCATGGGCGCCTCCCTTCTCCGGCTTTACTTCCACGACTGCTTTGTGCAAGCAAGTCCTCAAGATCTTCCTCTGCTATTCCCTTGGTCCTCTTTCAATATT GGGTGCGACGCGTCCGTGCTGCTCGACGACACGCCCAGCTTCACCGGTGAGAAGGGGGCGGGGCCGAACGCAGGGTCGCTGCGCGGCTTCGAGGTGATTGACAGGATCAAGCTGCTGCTGGAGCTGATTTGCCCGGGGaccgtctcctgcgccgacatccTCGCCGTCGCTGCCCGCGACGCCGTCGTCCAC CTAGGGGGGCCATCATGGACGGTTCTACTTGGGAGGAGGGACGCCACCAGCGCAAGTGCGTCCTTGGCCAACAGTGACCTCCCCGGCCCCAACTCCAACCTCAATGATCTCCTCGCCGCTTTCTCCAAGAAGGGATTAAGCAGCACCGACATGGTTGCTCTCTCAG GGGGGCACACCATCGGCCGGGCGCAATGCCAGAGTTACCGAAACCGGATCTACGCCGACACCGACATCGACGGGACCTTCGCGGCGTCGCTGCGAGGGGACTGCCCACAGGGCGGTGGCAACGACGGCAACCTCGCGCCTCTCGACGCCTCCTCGCCCGACTACTTCGACAACAGCTACTTCTCCGGCCTCCTCACCCATATGGGGCTGCTCCACTCCGACCAGGCGCTGTACGACGGCGGCTCCACGGACGGTCTGGTCAGGAGCTACGCGTCCAACAATGATCAGTTCGGCAGCGACTTCGCGGCCGCCATGGTGAAGTTGGGCAATCTCGGTGTGCTCACGGGGGCGTACGGGGAGATCAGGGTCAACTGCCGGGCGGTAAATTGA